A stretch of the Arthrobacter stackebrandtii genome encodes the following:
- a CDS encoding amino acid ABC transporter ATP-binding protein — MTNPAPAPALVELKAVNKHYSSLHVLQDINLSVAKGEVLVVLGPSGSGKSTLCRTINRLETIDNGSITIEGKELPKEGRALANLRADVGMVFQSFNLFAHKTILENVTLGPIKVKGMSKPDAEKLAFSLLERVGVGHQSAKLPAQLSGGQQQRVAIARALAMKPKVMLFDEPTSALDPEMINEVLDVMVELAKDGMTMVVVTHEMGFARKAADRVIFMADGQIVEEASPEEFFTNPQTDRAKDFLSKILTNG, encoded by the coding sequence ATGACAAATCCCGCACCTGCTCCTGCCCTCGTGGAGCTCAAAGCTGTCAACAAGCACTACAGCTCCCTCCACGTGCTGCAGGATATTAATCTCAGTGTCGCCAAGGGTGAAGTCCTGGTAGTGCTGGGGCCTTCGGGCTCCGGAAAGTCAACACTGTGCCGCACCATCAACCGGCTGGAAACCATTGACAACGGCTCCATCACCATTGAAGGCAAGGAACTGCCCAAGGAAGGGCGGGCCCTGGCCAACCTGCGTGCCGACGTCGGAATGGTCTTCCAGTCCTTCAACCTGTTCGCCCACAAGACCATCCTGGAAAACGTCACCCTTGGCCCCATCAAGGTCAAGGGCATGAGCAAGCCCGACGCCGAGAAGCTCGCCTTTTCGCTGTTGGAGCGTGTCGGCGTGGGGCACCAGTCGGCGAAGCTGCCGGCCCAGCTCTCGGGTGGCCAGCAGCAGCGCGTGGCCATTGCGCGTGCCTTGGCAATGAAGCCAAAGGTCATGCTGTTTGACGAACCCACCAGTGCCCTCGACCCGGAAATGATCAACGAGGTCCTGGATGTCATGGTGGAGCTGGCCAAGGATGGCATGACCATGGTGGTTGTCACGCACGAGATGGGGTTTGCCCGCAAAGCCGCGGACAGGGTCATCTTCATGGCGGACGGCCAGATTGTTGAAGAAGCCTCACCCGAGGAATTCTTCACCAATCCGCAGACAGACAGGGCCAAGGATTTCCTGTCCAAGATCCTGACCAACGGATAG
- a CDS encoding DUF3117 domain-containing protein, translated as MAAMKPRTGDGPMEVTKEGRSLILRLPLEGGGRLVVEMNADEAVSLKECLVGVTE; from the coding sequence ATGGCGGCCATGAAACCCAGAACCGGTGACGGTCCAATGGAAGTGACTAAAGAAGGTCGGAGCCTGATCCTGCGGCTGCCGCTGGAAGGCGGAGGTCGTCTCGTTGTTGAGATGAACGCCGACGAGGCTGTCAGCCTCAAGGAATGCCTGGTTGGCGTCACTGAATAA
- the dapE gene encoding succinyl-diaminopimelate desuccinylase: MTPTSDPTPAFRPAAPADHGGAGNGGPDAVVLDVHGDVAGLTAAIMDIESVSGNERALADAVEGALRALPHLSVVRNGDSIVARTELGRAERIILAGHLDTVPLPTTEGARGTVPSSWVGEVLYGRGATDMKGGVAVQLAIAATLPEPTKDITFIFYDHEEVAAAKSGLGRLVRENRELLDADFGILLEPTNGTVEGGCNGTIRFEATTRGLAAHSARAWMGENAIHAAAPILTRLAVYEPATVTVDGLDYRESLNAVKIHGGTAGNVIPDGCVVEINYRYAPDKSPAQAEAHVRSLLDGFDLVRTDSSAGARPGLNAPAAASFVAAVGREPLPKYGWTDVARLSEMGIPAVNFGPGDALLAHSDDEHVTAAAIRECLAALTRWLS; this comes from the coding sequence ATGACCCCAACAAGCGATCCCACGCCCGCCTTCCGCCCCGCAGCCCCCGCCGACCATGGCGGCGCAGGCAACGGCGGCCCGGACGCCGTCGTGCTTGACGTGCACGGGGACGTGGCCGGGCTGACGGCAGCGATCATGGACATCGAGTCGGTCTCCGGCAACGAGCGGGCGCTGGCCGATGCCGTGGAGGGTGCGCTGCGGGCGCTGCCGCACCTGTCGGTGGTGCGCAACGGCGATTCAATCGTGGCGCGGACGGAGCTGGGCCGGGCCGAGCGGATCATCCTGGCCGGCCATTTGGACACCGTGCCGCTGCCCACCACAGAGGGGGCCCGCGGGACGGTGCCCAGCTCGTGGGTCGGAGAGGTGCTCTACGGGCGCGGCGCCACCGACATGAAGGGCGGAGTGGCGGTGCAGCTGGCCATCGCGGCAACCCTGCCCGAGCCCACGAAGGACATCACCTTCATCTTCTACGACCACGAGGAAGTGGCCGCCGCCAAGAGCGGGCTGGGCCGGCTGGTGCGCGAGAACCGCGAGCTGCTGGACGCAGACTTCGGCATCCTGCTCGAGCCCACCAACGGCACCGTGGAGGGCGGCTGCAACGGCACCATCCGCTTCGAGGCCACCACGCGCGGGTTGGCTGCGCATTCGGCGCGCGCATGGATGGGGGAGAATGCCATCCACGCCGCAGCCCCCATCCTGACCCGGCTCGCCGTGTACGAACCGGCCACCGTCACCGTTGACGGGCTGGATTACCGGGAGTCGCTCAACGCGGTGAAGATCCACGGCGGCACGGCCGGGAACGTCATCCCGGACGGCTGCGTGGTGGAGATCAACTACCGCTATGCGCCGGACAAGTCGCCCGCCCAGGCCGAGGCGCACGTGCGGAGCCTGCTGGACGGCTTCGACCTTGTCCGCACCGACTCCTCCGCCGGTGCGCGGCCCGGCTTGAATGCGCCGGCTGCGGCGTCGTTCGTGGCCGCTGTGGGGCGCGAGCCACTGCCCAAGTACGGCTGGACGGATGTGGCGCGGCTGAGCGAGATGGGGATTCCGGCCGTGAACTTCGGTCCGGGCGACGCCCTGCTGGCCCATTCCGACGACGAGCACGTCACCGCCGCGGCCATCCGGGAATGCCTGGCGGCCCTGACCCGCTGGCTCAGCTGA
- a CDS encoding DivIVA domain-containing protein → MTYFLIFLAIIVGAAAVFYVVGLNRLDADATVYEDALGAPVASLPPVLLPAAPAPADVDRLRFSLGLRGYRMDQVDEVLDRLRDELALKDAEIARLESAARPDSALPAPVSAARVAASPTTAAPVAKAPVPAALKHDGGAPAAAGPDGSAGAGVETGPDGGR, encoded by the coding sequence GTGACCTATTTCCTGATCTTCCTTGCCATCATTGTGGGCGCCGCCGCGGTGTTCTATGTGGTGGGCCTGAACCGGCTGGACGCTGACGCCACCGTCTACGAGGACGCCCTCGGCGCGCCCGTGGCCAGCCTGCCCCCGGTGTTGCTGCCGGCCGCGCCAGCCCCTGCCGACGTCGACCGGCTGCGCTTCTCCCTTGGCCTCCGCGGCTACCGCATGGACCAGGTGGATGAGGTGCTGGACCGGCTGCGCGACGAGCTGGCGCTCAAGGACGCGGAGATCGCCCGGCTGGAATCAGCGGCCCGGCCGGACTCGGCACTGCCCGCCCCGGTGTCTGCCGCCCGGGTTGCCGCCTCGCCGACAACCGCGGCGCCGGTTGCCAAGGCGCCTGTTCCCGCCGCCTTGAAGCACGACGGCGGTGCGCCGGCTGCCGCTGGGCCGGACGGTTCCGCCGGTGCCGGTGTGGAGACGGGCCCCGATGGCGGCCGGTAG
- the sigE gene encoding RNA polymerase sigma factor SigE, translated as MASPASSPVEAAFPEVQEWVTPSWDEVVANHSAKVFRLAFRLTGNKYDAEDLTQEVFVRVFKSLANFKPGTLDGWLHRITTNLFLDQARRKQRIRFDGLTEDAEARLPGNDPGPERSFEFNNLDIDIAAALEALPPDFRAAVVLCDMEGLSYDEVAHALNIKLGTVRSRIHRGRAMLRESLADRAPGRTRDVRPARKPLLSLPRIAGAR; from the coding sequence ATGGCCAGTCCTGCAAGCAGTCCTGTCGAAGCCGCTTTTCCGGAGGTACAGGAATGGGTCACGCCGTCGTGGGATGAGGTGGTAGCCAACCACTCCGCCAAGGTTTTCCGGCTTGCCTTCCGCCTGACCGGCAACAAGTACGACGCCGAGGACCTCACCCAGGAGGTTTTTGTCCGCGTGTTCAAGTCACTGGCAAACTTCAAGCCCGGCACCCTGGACGGCTGGCTGCACCGCATCACCACCAACCTGTTTCTGGACCAGGCCCGGCGCAAGCAGCGGATCCGCTTTGACGGGCTCACCGAAGACGCCGAAGCGCGCCTGCCGGGCAACGACCCCGGCCCCGAACGCAGCTTTGAATTCAACAACCTGGACATTGACATTGCCGCCGCGCTGGAAGCGCTGCCGCCCGACTTTCGTGCCGCCGTCGTGCTTTGTGACATGGAGGGCCTCTCCTATGACGAGGTGGCGCATGCACTGAACATCAAGCTTGGCACCGTGCGTTCGCGCATCCACCGGGGGCGAGCCATGCTGCGTGAGTCGCTGGCCGACCGTGCCCCGGGACGTACGCGGGACGTCCGCCCTGCGCGCAAACCGCTGCTGTCGCTGCCGCGCATCGCCGGGGCACGCTAG
- a CDS encoding DUF1003 domain-containing protein: protein MAERHHTKGGGLDTPMELKSRLLPNLASDPDLFGRFAERFARYMGTANFLLYMTIFVVVWIALNVIGLFGLKWDPYPFILLNLFFSTQASYAAPLILLAQNRQDDRDRVQIEQDRSRNERNLADTEYLTREVAALRISLREVATRDFVRSELRSLLEELIALQEEEDTLKGKRTAPETPLNP from the coding sequence TTGGCTGAGCGGCACCACACCAAGGGCGGCGGACTGGACACCCCCATGGAGCTGAAGTCCCGGCTCCTGCCCAACCTCGCCAGCGACCCGGACCTCTTCGGCCGTTTCGCCGAACGCTTTGCCCGCTACATGGGCACCGCCAACTTCCTGCTCTATATGACGATTTTTGTCGTCGTGTGGATCGCGTTGAACGTGATCGGCCTGTTCGGCCTCAAGTGGGATCCTTATCCCTTCATCCTGCTCAACCTGTTCTTCTCCACCCAGGCCTCCTACGCCGCCCCGCTCATTCTGCTGGCCCAAAACCGCCAGGATGACCGCGACCGCGTGCAAATTGAGCAGGACCGATCCCGCAACGAGCGCAACCTCGCCGACACCGAATACCTCACCCGCGAGGTCGCCGCCCTGCGCATTTCCCTCCGAGAGGTCGCCACGCGCGACTTTGTCCGCTCGGAGCTGCGCAGCCTGCTCGAGGAATTGATCGCCCTGCAGGAAGAAGAGGATACGCTGAAAGGCAAGCGCACTGCGCCGGAAACACCCCTCAACCCCTAA
- a CDS encoding TIGR00730 family Rossman fold protein, giving the protein MSSPTGSSRPVRPELRRFGIWRKNGAGLETADARLLETPPSSDFTHTDPWRVMRIQSEFVQGFDALAEIGPAISVFGSARTKPESPYYATGVEVGRRLVEAGVAVITGGGPGSMEAANRGAAEAGGLSIGLGIELPFETGMNQWVGLGVDFRYFFARKTMFVKYAQGFVVLPGGLGTLDELFEAMVLVQTSKVSQFPIVLVDKAFWGPLMDWLRDTMVEQGLVSPGDLDIVQLVDTAEEAVELVMAGQAGAKVAAREKD; this is encoded by the coding sequence ATGAGTTCACCAACAGGATCCAGCCGCCCCGTCCGACCCGAGCTGCGCAGGTTTGGCATCTGGCGCAAAAACGGTGCCGGCCTGGAGACCGCCGACGCCCGGCTCCTGGAAACCCCGCCCAGCAGCGACTTCACCCACACGGACCCGTGGCGCGTCATGCGGATCCAGAGTGAGTTTGTCCAGGGCTTTGATGCGCTGGCCGAGATTGGCCCGGCCATCAGCGTGTTCGGCTCTGCCCGCACCAAGCCGGAATCCCCGTACTACGCCACGGGCGTGGAGGTGGGCCGCCGGCTGGTCGAGGCCGGGGTGGCCGTCATCACCGGCGGCGGGCCCGGTTCCATGGAGGCCGCCAACCGCGGCGCCGCAGAGGCCGGCGGGCTGTCCATCGGCCTGGGCATCGAGCTGCCCTTCGAGACCGGCATGAACCAGTGGGTTGGGCTGGGCGTGGACTTCCGCTACTTCTTTGCCCGCAAGACCATGTTTGTGAAGTACGCGCAGGGCTTTGTGGTGCTGCCCGGCGGCCTCGGCACCCTCGACGAGCTCTTCGAGGCCATGGTCCTGGTGCAGACCAGCAAGGTCAGCCAGTTCCCCATTGTCCTGGTGGACAAGGCATTCTGGGGCCCGCTCATGGACTGGCTGCGGGACACCATGGTGGAACAGGGACTCGTTTCGCCTGGCGACCTGGACATTGTGCAGCTCGTGGACACGGCCGAAGAAGCCGTGGAACTGGTCATGGCCGGCCAGGCCGGCGCCAAGGTTGCCGCCCGCGAAAAGGATTGA
- a CDS encoding glutamate ABC transporter substrate-binding protein — protein sequence MKKFFSKKSLGVAAVFTAAALALSGCGGDTGGGSTEGGGEAGLTYEVAKDVALTGSPTFDAIKSSGKIRIGVKEDQPGLGYLDAATGERSGFDIEIARWMAASLGVPADKIEFKPIPSANRETALANGDVDLYVGTYSITDKRKKLVDFAGPYFITGQGLLVAKDNTDIKSEKDLAGKKVCSATGSTPIQNIRENFPEATPVEYDLYSKCVENLKTGQVDAVTTDQAILLGYASQDPDNLKVVGEPFTVEKYGIGLPLGDTALRTFLNTTLTDGNATWTKIYDATLGASGTKVEQPAVDQY from the coding sequence TTGAAAAAGTTTTTTAGCAAGAAGAGCCTCGGCGTAGCGGCTGTCTTCACTGCAGCTGCCCTGGCCTTGAGCGGCTGTGGCGGAGACACGGGCGGTGGCAGCACGGAAGGCGGCGGCGAAGCCGGCCTGACATATGAGGTGGCGAAGGACGTTGCCCTGACCGGCAGCCCCACGTTTGATGCGATCAAGTCCTCCGGCAAGATCCGCATCGGCGTCAAGGAGGACCAGCCCGGTCTGGGCTACCTCGATGCAGCCACAGGTGAGCGCAGCGGTTTCGACATTGAAATTGCCCGCTGGATGGCGGCATCGCTGGGCGTTCCGGCGGACAAGATTGAGTTCAAGCCGATCCCGTCCGCCAACCGCGAGACTGCACTGGCCAACGGCGACGTCGACCTCTACGTGGGCACGTACTCCATCACGGACAAGCGCAAGAAGCTCGTGGACTTTGCCGGCCCCTACTTCATCACGGGCCAGGGCCTGCTGGTGGCCAAGGACAACACGGACATCAAGAGCGAAAAGGACCTCGCCGGCAAGAAGGTCTGCTCCGCCACCGGTTCAACTCCCATCCAGAACATCCGCGAGAACTTCCCGGAGGCCACCCCGGTTGAGTACGACCTCTACTCCAAGTGCGTGGAGAACCTCAAGACCGGCCAGGTTGACGCGGTGACCACTGACCAGGCCATCCTCCTGGGCTATGCCTCACAGGACCCGGACAACCTGAAGGTTGTGGGTGAGCCGTTCACGGTGGAGAAGTACGGCATCGGCCTGCCCCTGGGCGACACGGCACTGCGCACCTTCCTGAACACGACGCTGACCGACGGCAACGCCACGTGGACCAAGATCTACGACGCGACGCTGGGGGCGTCCGGCACCAAGGTTGAGCAGCCTGCGGTTGACCAGTACTGA
- a CDS encoding P-loop NTPase encodes MNAPSQQALLAALATVIDPELRRPITDLGMVETVEALDGGRVRAVVRLTIAGCPLRETITKDATAALMKVDGVTDASVELTVMTAEQRAELKERLKGGSPERGIPFNDENSLTRVYAVASGKGGVGKSSVTVNLACALAARGLRVGIVDADIYGFSVPGLMGITQNPTRVDEMILPPVAHDVKVISIGMFVAGNQPVAWRGPMLHRALEQFLTDVYFGDLDILLLDLPPGTGDVAISVAQLLPKAEILVVSTPQAAAADVAERAGAIAVQTGQKVAGVIENMSFLTLPDGSTMEVFGSGGGEILAKRLTQTVNAPVDLLGQIPLDVALREGGDAGLPIVLSEPSSAAAQALTAIAAKLAVRPRGLAGLKLGVTLAD; translated from the coding sequence ATGAACGCCCCGTCCCAGCAAGCCCTCCTTGCCGCCCTCGCCACGGTCATCGACCCCGAGCTGCGCCGGCCCATCACGGACCTTGGCATGGTGGAGACGGTGGAGGCGCTCGACGGCGGCCGGGTACGCGCCGTCGTCCGCCTCACCATTGCGGGCTGCCCCCTGCGCGAAACCATCACCAAGGATGCCACCGCCGCCCTGATGAAGGTCGACGGCGTCACCGACGCCAGCGTCGAGCTCACCGTCATGACGGCGGAGCAGCGCGCCGAGCTGAAGGAACGGCTCAAGGGCGGCTCACCGGAGCGCGGGATTCCGTTCAATGATGAGAATTCCCTGACCCGCGTGTACGCCGTGGCCAGCGGGAAGGGCGGCGTGGGCAAGTCGTCGGTGACCGTGAACCTGGCGTGTGCACTGGCGGCGCGGGGGCTGCGGGTGGGCATTGTCGATGCCGACATCTACGGCTTCTCGGTGCCGGGGCTCATGGGGATCACACAGAACCCCACCCGCGTCGATGAGATGATCCTGCCGCCTGTGGCGCACGACGTGAAGGTCATTTCAATCGGCATGTTTGTGGCGGGCAACCAGCCCGTGGCCTGGCGCGGGCCCATGCTGCACCGGGCGCTGGAGCAGTTCCTGACAGACGTCTACTTTGGCGACCTCGACATCCTGCTGCTGGACCTGCCCCCGGGCACGGGCGATGTGGCGATCTCCGTGGCGCAGCTGCTGCCCAAGGCGGAGATCCTGGTGGTGTCCACGCCGCAGGCGGCTGCTGCCGACGTGGCGGAACGTGCCGGCGCGATCGCCGTGCAGACCGGCCAGAAGGTTGCCGGGGTCATTGAGAACATGTCTTTCCTGACACTGCCGGACGGCAGCACCATGGAGGTCTTCGGTTCCGGCGGCGGGGAGATCCTGGCCAAGCGGCTGACCCAGACCGTCAATGCACCCGTGGACCTGCTGGGGCAGATCCCGCTCGATGTTGCGCTGCGCGAAGGCGGTGACGCGGGCCTGCCGATCGTGCTCTCGGAACCCTCATCTGCCGCGGCGCAGGCCCTGACCGCAATCGCGGCAAAGCTGGCCGTGCGCCCTCGCGGCCTGGCCGGCCTGAAGCTCGGCGTCACACTGGCCGATTGA
- a CDS encoding amino acid ABC transporter permease: MNVLTDNAELFLTGFKNTGILFVFSAFFALILGTIVAGMRVSPVPAMQATGTFYVNAVRNTPLTLILAFFALGYPQLGLPDLSFMAAAIVGLSLYTATYVSEAIRSGINTVSVGQSEAARAIGLPFMQTLTLIVLPQAFRSVVPPLFSVFIALLKNTTVAAGFSVLEAGAIRAYLSERGEPLLPGLLWVALIFMVLVLGILTPLQRYLEKKWRVAR, encoded by the coding sequence GTGAATGTTCTAACTGACAACGCCGAACTGTTCCTTACGGGGTTCAAAAACACCGGCATCCTGTTTGTCTTTTCCGCCTTTTTTGCCCTGATCCTGGGCACCATCGTTGCCGGCATGCGGGTTTCCCCGGTGCCTGCCATGCAGGCCACTGGCACCTTCTACGTCAACGCCGTCCGCAACACCCCGTTGACCCTGATTCTGGCGTTCTTCGCCCTCGGATACCCCCAGCTGGGACTGCCCGACCTCAGCTTCATGGCTGCCGCCATCGTGGGCCTTTCGCTCTACACGGCCACCTACGTTTCGGAGGCCATTCGGTCCGGCATCAACACCGTTTCGGTCGGACAGTCGGAAGCAGCCCGCGCCATCGGGTTGCCGTTCATGCAAACCCTGACGCTGATTGTGCTGCCCCAGGCGTTCCGTTCCGTGGTGCCGCCGCTGTTCAGCGTCTTCATCGCCCTCCTGAAAAACACCACTGTCGCGGCAGGCTTCTCCGTCCTCGAGGCCGGCGCCATCCGCGCCTACCTCAGTGAACGCGGTGAGCCGCTGCTGCCGGGCCTGTTGTGGGTTGCCTTGATCTTTATGGTGCTGGTGCTGGGCATCCTGACCCCGCTGCAACGCTACCTCGAGAAGAAATGGAGGGTTGCCCGATGA
- a CDS encoding DNA-3-methyladenine glycosylase I → MAAGSDGRSRCSWAGIESDEAYQRYHDEEWGRPVDGEAELFERLSLEAFQSGLSWLTILRKRESFREAFAGFDPAAVAAFDESDVARLLADAAIVRNRLKINATIANARALLALPAGTTLGSIIAAHAPQLPRPAGDPVPAQTAESALLAKALKKQGFSFVGPTTAYAMMQAIGVVNDHQPGCWLAPDPA, encoded by the coding sequence ATGGCGGCCGGTAGCGACGGCCGGTCCCGCTGCAGCTGGGCCGGGATTGAGAGCGACGAAGCCTACCAGCGCTACCACGACGAGGAGTGGGGCCGCCCCGTGGACGGCGAGGCGGAGCTGTTTGAACGGCTCAGCCTGGAAGCCTTCCAGTCGGGGCTCAGCTGGCTGACCATCCTGCGAAAGCGCGAATCGTTCAGGGAGGCCTTTGCCGGATTCGACCCGGCCGCCGTGGCCGCCTTCGACGAATCCGATGTGGCCCGGCTGCTGGCCGACGCCGCCATTGTCCGCAACCGGCTGAAGATCAACGCCACGATTGCCAACGCCCGCGCCCTGCTGGCGCTGCCTGCCGGAACCACGCTGGGCTCCATCATTGCCGCCCACGCCCCACAGCTGCCGCGTCCCGCCGGGGACCCCGTTCCCGCCCAGACTGCGGAGTCCGCCCTGTTGGCCAAGGCATTGAAGAAGCAGGGATTCTCCTTCGTGGGGCCAACCACCGCCTACGCAATGATGCAGGCCATTGGCGTGGTGAATGACCACCAGCCGGGATGCTGGCTGGCACCGGACCCGGCGTGA
- a CDS encoding amino acid ABC transporter permease: protein MSSVLFDVPGPKARTRNKYLNVITVLVVAAIIAFIVYKFYESGQFTAKKWEIFTFPRVQEKFLEAIWATISAFGVAAVGSLILGVVLAFGRLADTKWLSVPCYWFTEAFRAVPLLILMMIMYYGLPSVGVEGMTPFIAVVAGLILYNGSVLAEVFRAGIESLPKGQGEAGLAIGLTKGQVLRSILLPQAVRAMLPVIISQLVVIMKDTSLGFLITYNEILYYAGVLGSQGQYGSPILPAYMVTAVVYVGLCLILSGLAKYTEFKMSSRLKVLKTKVGMAG from the coding sequence ATGAGCTCGGTACTCTTTGATGTGCCCGGGCCCAAGGCCCGCACACGCAACAAATACTTGAACGTCATCACGGTGCTTGTGGTGGCGGCAATCATCGCCTTCATCGTGTACAAGTTCTACGAATCCGGGCAATTCACGGCCAAGAAGTGGGAAATATTCACGTTCCCCAGGGTCCAGGAAAAATTCCTGGAGGCCATCTGGGCGACCATCAGTGCCTTTGGCGTCGCCGCCGTCGGCAGCCTGATACTGGGCGTTGTCCTTGCCTTCGGCCGCCTGGCCGACACCAAGTGGCTGAGCGTGCCGTGCTACTGGTTCACCGAGGCGTTCCGGGCTGTGCCACTGCTGATCCTGATGATGATCATGTACTACGGTCTCCCGTCCGTGGGCGTCGAAGGCATGACGCCGTTCATCGCCGTCGTCGCCGGCCTGATCCTGTACAACGGTTCGGTCCTGGCAGAGGTGTTCCGCGCGGGCATTGAGTCCCTGCCCAAGGGGCAGGGCGAGGCCGGCCTCGCCATTGGCCTGACCAAGGGCCAGGTGCTCCGGTCCATCCTGCTGCCCCAGGCCGTCCGGGCCATGCTGCCGGTCATCATTTCCCAGCTGGTGGTCATCATGAAGGACACCTCGCTGGGCTTCCTGATCACCTACAACGAGATCCTGTACTACGCAGGCGTCCTCGGCTCCCAGGGCCAGTACGGCTCGCCCATCCTCCCGGCCTACATGGTCACGGCCGTGGTCTACGTAGGCCTCTGCTTGATCCTCTCGGGTCTGGCAAAATACACGGAGTTCAAGATGTCCTCGCGCCTCAAGGTCCTCAAGACCAAGGTGGGCATGGCCGGCTGA
- a CDS encoding Sec-independent protein translocase TatB codes for MFGINTPELIIIVVLAVLVIGPTRLPGYLDKLKNLIREVRRMASGARETIKEEAGVDIDDIDWKKYDPRQYDPRRIIREALLDDDDVDALNSLKTAPAAAIASMMGKDGDKQDHSPVAVEPDPVRLAEGQRAPFDVEAT; via the coding sequence GTGTTTGGTATCAATACCCCCGAGCTGATCATCATTGTCGTCTTGGCAGTGCTCGTCATTGGCCCCACCCGGCTTCCCGGCTACCTGGATAAGCTGAAGAACCTCATCCGCGAGGTGCGCAGGATGGCTTCCGGCGCGCGTGAAACCATCAAGGAAGAAGCCGGGGTCGATATCGATGACATCGACTGGAAGAAATACGACCCCCGCCAGTACGACCCCCGCCGCATCATCCGCGAGGCGCTCCTGGACGACGACGACGTAGACGCACTCAACTCGCTAAAGACGGCCCCTGCCGCCGCGATCGCCTCGATGATGGGCAAGGACGGGGACAAGCAGGACCACTCGCCTGTTGCGGTCGAACCAGACCCCGTCCGGCTGGCCGAAGGCCAGAGGGCCCCGTTCGACGTCGAAGCCACCTAA
- a CDS encoding O-methyltransferase, producing the protein MSADKSTSWSYTEALPVEDLVLRRARERSHELGLFPVSPGVAAALTVLAAASKAQTAVEVGTGAGVSGVSILRGLGPRAVLTTIDPDVDHLKAAREAFSESGSPANRTRTISGRAQDVLPRLTDGAYDLVFIDADKPSFPEYVEQAVRLLKQGGLLIINDALDKDRVSDPAIREAGTATLRRVGRMIRDNEALTSTILPTGDGLLLAVKR; encoded by the coding sequence ATGAGTGCCGATAAATCCACCAGCTGGTCCTATACGGAGGCCCTGCCCGTGGAAGACCTTGTCCTGCGACGCGCCCGGGAGCGTTCGCATGAACTGGGGCTGTTCCCCGTGAGCCCCGGCGTTGCCGCCGCGCTGACGGTGCTTGCGGCCGCTTCCAAGGCACAGACGGCGGTCGAAGTGGGCACGGGGGCCGGCGTCTCCGGCGTCAGCATCCTGCGCGGGCTGGGACCGCGCGCCGTCCTGACAACCATTGATCCCGACGTCGACCATCTCAAGGCCGCGCGCGAGGCCTTCTCGGAATCGGGCTCCCCGGCCAACCGGACCAGGACCATCTCGGGGCGGGCGCAGGATGTGCTGCCCCGCCTGACCGACGGCGCCTACGACCTCGTGTTCATCGACGCCGACAAGCCAAGTTTCCCGGAGTATGTGGAGCAGGCCGTCAGGCTCCTGAAGCAGGGCGGGCTGCTGATCATCAACGACGCCCTGGACAAGGACCGGGTGTCGGATCCGGCCATCCGCGAGGCCGGCACCGCCACGCTGCGCCGTGTGGGCAGGATGATCCGGGACAATGAAGCCCTCACCAGCACCATCCTGCCCACCGGCGACGGGCTGCTGCTGGCCGTCAAGCGCTGA